From a single Streptomyces rubradiris genomic region:
- a CDS encoding RNA polymerase sigma factor SigF, whose amino-acid sequence MSADQGSSKVLTPTKSEAAPKELDALDVLDGFEGVTALEAVPALDTVPAQAVGPSAETLPAPQTAANIDTRTLSRSLFLRLAALEQDSPERAYVRDTLIELNLPLVRYAAARFRSRNEPMEDIVQVGTIGLIKAIDRFDCERGVEFPTFAMPTVVGEIKRFFRDTSWSVRVPRRLQELRLALTKASDELSQKLDRSPTVTELAAVLGVSEEDVVDGLAVGNAYTASSLDSPAPEDDGGEGSLADRLGYEDTALEGVEYRESLKPLLAKLPPRERRIIMLRFFANMTQSQIGEEVGISQMHVSRLLTRTLAQLREGLISD is encoded by the coding sequence ATGTCCGCAGACCAGGGCAGCTCGAAGGTGCTGACGCCCACGAAGAGCGAGGCAGCGCCCAAGGAGCTCGACGCTCTCGACGTCCTCGACGGCTTCGAGGGTGTCACGGCCCTCGAAGCCGTGCCGGCCCTCGACACCGTGCCGGCCCAGGCCGTCGGCCCGTCCGCCGAAACGCTCCCGGCCCCGCAGACGGCGGCGAACATCGACACCCGCACCCTGTCCCGGTCACTGTTCCTGCGCCTGGCCGCGCTGGAGCAGGACAGCCCCGAGCGGGCGTACGTCCGGGACACCCTGATCGAGCTGAACCTCCCGCTGGTCCGGTACGCGGCGGCCCGCTTCCGCTCCCGCAACGAACCGATGGAGGACATCGTCCAGGTCGGCACCATCGGCCTGATCAAGGCGATCGACCGGTTCGACTGCGAGCGGGGCGTGGAGTTCCCGACGTTCGCGATGCCCACCGTGGTCGGCGAGATCAAGCGGTTCTTCCGGGACACCTCGTGGTCCGTGCGGGTGCCGCGGCGCCTCCAGGAGCTGCGCCTGGCCCTGACCAAGGCCAGCGACGAGCTGTCCCAGAAGCTGGACCGCTCGCCCACGGTCACCGAACTGGCCGCCGTGCTCGGTGTCTCCGAGGAGGACGTGGTCGACGGCCTCGCGGTCGGCAACGCCTACACCGCCTCCTCCCTCGACTCCCCGGCCCCCGAGGACGACGGCGGCGAGGGCTCGCTGGCCGACCGGCTCGGCTACGAGGACACGGCGCTGGAGGGCGTGGAGTACCGCGAGTCCCTCAAGCCCCTGCTGGCGAAACTCCCGCCCCGGGAGCGCCGGATCATCATGCTGCGCTTCTTCGCCAACATGACGCAGTCGCAGATCGGCGAGGAGGTCGGCATCTCCCAGATGCACGTCTCCCGGCTGCTGACCCGGACGCTGGCCCAGCTGCGCGAGGGCCTGATCTCGGACTGA
- a CDS encoding MarR family winged helix-turn-helix transcriptional regulator produces MAERAQFEELARQLSAVGAVKRDMGRILPPDCPAGSAAVLTLLGRHGDMRMSKLAELLAVDMSVTSRHVAHVAARGWIERLPDPADKRSRILRLTPEGLEQLDELSRRTTHLLAERLADWTDDEVGQLIRLMTRLRDSFGDCRSAPVRIPAPVVEETTRTPAST; encoded by the coding sequence ATGGCCGAGCGGGCGCAGTTTGAAGAGCTGGCGCGTCAGCTCAGTGCCGTCGGGGCCGTGAAACGGGACATGGGGCGCATCCTGCCGCCCGACTGCCCGGCAGGCTCGGCCGCCGTGCTGACCCTGCTCGGCCGCCACGGCGACATGCGCATGAGCAAGCTCGCGGAACTGCTCGCCGTGGACATGTCGGTCACCAGCCGGCATGTCGCGCACGTGGCCGCGCGCGGCTGGATCGAGCGGCTCCCGGACCCGGCGGACAAGCGGTCGCGCATCCTGCGCCTGACCCCGGAGGGTCTGGAGCAGCTCGACGAGCTGTCCCGGCGGACCACGCATCTGCTCGCCGAGCGGCTGGCGGACTGGACCGACGACGAGGTCGGCCAGCTGATCCGGCTGATGACGCGACTGCGCGACTCGTTCGGCGACTGCCGGTCCGCCCCGGTCCGGATCCCCGCCCCCGTAGTCGAAGAGACCACCCGTACACCCGCAAGCACGTAA
- a CDS encoding Dabb family protein, with the protein MIRHLVLFKLNEGVERDDPRVVAGVEAFRALGGQIEEVRFWECAWNISDRPIAYDFAINSAVDDADALKRYLEHPAHQAAGAQWREFATWVIADYEF; encoded by the coding sequence ATGATCCGTCATCTGGTCCTCTTCAAGCTCAACGAGGGTGTCGAGCGCGACGATCCGCGGGTTGTCGCGGGCGTCGAGGCCTTCCGGGCCCTCGGCGGGCAGATCGAGGAGGTGCGGTTCTGGGAGTGCGCGTGGAACATCAGCGACCGGCCCATCGCCTATGACTTCGCGATCAACTCGGCCGTCGACGACGCCGACGCCCTCAAGCGCTATCTGGAGCACCCGGCCCACCAGGCGGCCGGCGCGCAGTGGCGCGAGTTCGCCACCTGGGTGATCGCCGACTACGAGTTCTGA
- a CDS encoding RNA polymerase sigma factor SigF yields the protein MTVSASTAPPQDEAASPTPSAPGKRRGADTRALTQVLFTELKQLTPGTPEHNRVRGALIEANLPLVRYAAARFRSRNEPMEDVVQVGTIGLINAIDRFDPDRGVQFPTFAMPTVVGEIKRYFRDNVRTVHVPRRLHELWVQVNSATEDLTTLYGRSPSTAEIAERLRISEEEVLSCIEAGRSYHATSLEAAQEGDGLPGLLDRIGYEDPALDGVEHRDLVRHLLVQLPEREQRILLLRYYSNLTQSQISAELGVSQMHVSRLLARSFQRLRSANRIDA from the coding sequence TTGACCGTGTCGGCCAGTACTGCGCCCCCTCAGGACGAGGCGGCGTCCCCGACCCCGTCGGCCCCCGGAAAGCGCCGTGGCGCGGACACCCGCGCCCTGACCCAGGTGCTCTTCACCGAACTGAAGCAGCTGACCCCCGGCACGCCGGAGCACAACCGGGTGCGCGGGGCGCTGATCGAGGCGAACCTCCCGCTCGTACGCTACGCCGCCGCCCGCTTCCGCTCCCGCAACGAGCCGATGGAGGACGTCGTCCAGGTCGGCACCATCGGCCTGATCAACGCCATCGACCGGTTCGACCCGGACCGGGGCGTGCAGTTCCCGACCTTCGCGATGCCCACCGTGGTCGGCGAGATCAAGCGCTACTTCCGCGACAACGTCCGCACCGTCCACGTCCCGCGCCGGCTGCACGAGCTGTGGGTGCAGGTCAACAGCGCGACCGAGGACCTGACCACGCTCTACGGCCGCTCCCCGAGCACCGCCGAGATCGCCGAGCGGCTGCGGATCAGCGAGGAGGAGGTGCTCAGCTGCATCGAGGCGGGACGCTCCTACCACGCCACCTCGCTGGAGGCCGCCCAGGAGGGCGACGGACTGCCCGGCCTGCTGGACCGGATCGGCTACGAGGACCCGGCCCTGGACGGCGTCGAGCACCGCGACCTGGTCCGCCACCTCCTCGTCCAGCTCCCCGAGCGGGAACAGCGCATCCTGCTGCTGCGCTACTACAGCAACCTGACCCAGTCCCAGATCAGCGCCGAACTCGGCGTCTCCCAGATGCACGTCTCCCGGCTGCTCGCGCGCAGCTTCCAGCGGCTGCGCTCCGCGAACCGCATCGACGCGTGA